ACTAGGGCTCTCTGGAAACCCAGCGAGGTCAGCAAAGACTTTGAATTCAGTGGACCTGAGTTTCAACCCTCCATCTGCCGTAGACTGCCTGCGTGACCTTgggaaagatgctcaacctctCAGGGCCTCCTCTGTGGTCCCATCGGAAAAACAGGCCTTAGATGAGTTAGTGTTTGAGAAGCACCTGACCCACGGGAGCACCCAGCAGGCAGAAGGTTACTAGTCCTTCCCTGTTACAAATGAGGAAGTACAGGCTTATCATTGTTAGATGACCTGTCCAAGAATTCCTCTGGGCCTCCATTCTGTGCCAGCTCACTGCTTTGCCTCCATCTCTAGTTCCTGCAGCCAGCACGGCACCCACAGCCACCGGACAGGTGACAGTTGGTGGCATTCCTGTCTTATTTCCCCCAGTCAGTTTTACGTTCCCTAAAGACAGGGTCTTTGTCAAATATACCTCCAAATATTGCTTCTGGCAGAGGGGAGCTCTGGAAAACGGCCTGAGAAGCTGTTTTAAAGATACATTGTCTGCTGGCTTTAGGTGAGAAGCAACGGCAAACAGGAATGGTAACCGATGGGGTCACCCAGCTCCAAATCTCACAGGAAAAGCTGCCGCCTCCTTATTCCCCCCCGCCCTCTGCCACCAGCTGCCCACAGAGGGACCACCATGTGGGCACATGCCCAAGACACTAGTGAATTTCCAGAGTCACGTCACGTCTAAGACAGGAAAgagcaaaagagaagaaagttcGCGCATTtgtacaacaaatatttatctagcTCCCTCTCCGAGGATTCGGCAGTGCATGGGGTAGATCCAGCCCCTGCTGTCACAGATCTCAGGGGCCAGGAGCCCCTCTGAGGTCCCAGGATGCAGATCAGCTCATAGAGAACGTCAAGATCATCTCATCCAAAAGGGAACCTCCCATGCTGCTGaggggaatgcagtttggtgcagccactatggaaaacagtatggagagtccttaaataactgaaaaatagacttaccctatgatccagcaatcccactgctgggtgtatatctggagggagttctaatttgaaaagatacatgcaccccaatgttcatagcagcactattgacaatagccaagacatggaagcaacctaaatgtccatcaacagaagactggataaagaaattgtggaatatatatgtgatggaatactactcagctgtaaagaaaaaataatgaaataatgccatttgcagcaatgtggatagacctggagattttcatactaactgaaataaaccagaaagagaaagaaaaatatcatgttattacttatatatagaatctaaaaaacacacagatttttttacaaaacagaaacagactcagagatatagaaaacaaacttatagttaccagaggagaaagggggtgggaagggataaattgggagtttggaatttgcagaaactacaatatataaaatagataaaacagataaacaacaaggtcctactgtatagcgtagggaactatattcaataccttgtaatagcctataataaaaaagaatatgatcatttttaaaaagaatatgaaaaagaatatatgattgaatcattatactgtacaccagaaactaacaaaacactgtaactcgactatacttcatttaaaaaaaaattcatctcatCCAGCcagaattttcaatttaaagatgaggaaactgagactcaaagaggggCAGGGACCAGTCAAAGTCCTCGGGGAGAGAGTGGTGGGTATGCCCCACGCCTGCTCTGGGAAGCCTAGCCTGAACAGAGGACGCACCCAGGGACCTAATCCCTTGTCCCAAAGCTGGCCTCTCTAAGGGGAGAAAAGAGGCCTGCTTCTTGCTTCCCAGATTGGCTGGAAACCTAGCCCCACCTCAGTCCAGGAGCGGGCAGAAGGCGGGCCATCTCTGCGCAGAGACTATTTAAGGGCTCAGCCAGGCTTGAGCTGTCTCTGGGCGTGGGCATCTCGCTCCAGGGTCAGGCAGGGGACAGGGCTTGGCAAGTTCCATGGGCCTCTGACAGCCCGTCCCGGAATCCCAGCAGAGCAAGAATGGGCGCTCCGGCGGTGAGGGTGGAAGCAGCACCCTCTCTCCAGCAGCTCAGGGTCTGGCCCTGAGAGAAGTCTCCCTGGATGAGGGCTGAGCCCCCTTGCCCCTCTACACCTTTGCAGAGGCGATTGTTTTTGCAAAAAGGAAGAACAGCTAGCATTGGTAGCAGCTATTTAGAAGGTCTGAGACCTCCCAACAGAAGCCCAGAGGTCAGAGAGGCAGGAACAGCAGGCGATAGGGTTGGAGAGTCCCCAGAAGGAGCCTGACTGATCCCAGGATGTCGGGAATGTGGCACTTGGCACTCTGGGCTTGAACCACAGCGTGAGAGACCAAGGTTCCATGTGAGGACAATCTTTGTGACCGTAACAGCTGGGTGACACTTGAACAGGCTGCCCCCAGAGGTTAAGAAATAGGTTTCAGAGCAGCACACCCTGTAAGGAAGGCGTTGCCAGGTTCCGTTGCCCTCGTGGCATTGTGGGAAAAGCAAGCGTCTGGAATCAGAGAGACTGTGCCAGATCCCGTTTCACGATTTCCTAGCTGTGCCTTCATTCAAATGACTTAACTTCCCTGggattcagtttccttgtctgaaaACTGAAGTGCTAAAGTCTGACCACGACTTCAAAAGCTGTCGAGAGAGTAAATGAGATGCTGTCCACTCAACGCCCTGCCCAGAACCCAGAATGGAACACTTAATaaattccctttccttcctccagccccaggggagTCTGGCCTCGGAGTGTGTACTCAGGAGACACATTCTAGATTAAACCTCCCTCAGAAAGATCAGGTGACACCTTCTCTCCAGCCAGGATCACTGCATAAGGAGTTTGACCCGTGAGACCCACAGGGTCCCTCTTAGAGGGCTGGGCCCTTCCTCTAGTTGATCAGATTCTCAGGAGAACAGAGACACCTCCTACCTGCTCTTCCTAGCAGGACTAAGAAACCggttctccctccccctgcccaccaatcctgaccccagcccagcccaaccaGGGCACCCAGAGTTCTCCACTTCCTCATTCCCTGGCCTCTGCCAGTGGGCTGTGAATCCCAGAGGAACCAGTGCCAGACCAGAGGCAACAAATCAGGTGTGCATGGATGCCTCTGCTCTAATGAGCCCTAGGGTggagactggggagaggggagcaggagcaggactTGGACAGAGAAGGGCAGTAGGGGTTGGTGTTGCTTTGGACGTAAGCATGGGaaaatcagggagggcttcttggagctGGTGTCTTTCCCTCTGGGCACTTTAAGTGCCTTATGAGGAGATGGCAGCTTCGGGGGGAATGGGGGCCAGCTTTGTAGGGGGGCAGAGATGGGAACTGGTTCAATCACTCTGGAGGTCAAGTGTACCTGGCTGGAAAAGAAGGGAGGTTCAGGGGGCACATGTGGTGAGGACCAGAAGCAAGGAGGAGGATCCTGGCAATGAACTGCGAAGGACCAGGGTCTGAACGAGCCCTGGTCTTAGAGTCATACGGATGTgggacccagccccagccctgcagcttactatccatccatccatccatgaaGCTTCTGGGCAAGTCATCTCCCTGACTCCCTCTATAGGTTTCTCATCTCGCCTCTAAGAGGGAATAAGAAATTAGGACCACCTGCAGTTGTATCACATGAGAACTGAGGGCGGGTGGGCCGAGCGCAGGGCCAGCCGTGCAGTGGTGAACCAATGCCGTCCACACAGGCAGGCATCTGGCAAGTGATCAGTCGATGTGTCTGGCTCTGTGCTAGGTACGCCAAACTGCTCTAAGGAACCTCGTCTCCTGTTTCCATGATCGCTTAAGGGGGTAAGCTGTATAGCAAGTCCCCTGAGCAGCCCGGTTTGTCCCAGGCACCCCAGGGACCTCAAAGAATGACTGTGCAGGGAAGAAGTCAAAGTCGGGGGAGATGACAGCACGTGGGCCCTGCACCTCCTCAGAGGCCACCAACAAGAAAAACTGGCGTATCACCATGAGATAtttgcaaaaggaaaagcaattctTTATTGCATGGCTAGACATGGTACAAACGACCTTGTTACACAATACTATGGTTTCTTTGCACCTTCCTGCtctaaaggaggtgggaaggctggggaggggcacagggagaGCATGCAAAGCACCCAAATAGGAGACAAGGGACCTCTGGGTCTAGAGTTTGCTCTTCTGGCCCCTCTGGCCAGCTGTccactgagcatggggagggttGGGGTGGCGGGGGCGTCTCTCTTGCACTGGGTATTTAGATTTCTCTCTTTCGAGAAGAAACCACCTTTCCGTCCACTGACTCTTCAACATTGATGCGGACTTTGCCGCCGCTGCCACCACCCAGGGAGGCTGTAGAAAGAGGGGTGAGCTTTAGAGTGGGAGAccctccctgtcctccctcccacAGGACCAGGACCTTGGCTGAGCTCTGAAAGAATTGGATAGCACCCCTGAGAATGGCCATTGGCCAATCCTAGAGCTGCCAGGAGGACTGGAATTACTCAGAAAGAggtgggtggtggcagtggcaggTATGCCCTGCAGTGAGCGAGAATGTCAGGGTTTTTAAGCTGCACATAAACAGGAAGTAATCATGGGCATCTTACCATAAATACATGAAAGTGAGGGCTGGGGGGAGCTATGCCCTGGACCTAGCCTTCTCAGCCTGGAAGGTTCTCAATAAATCTTCAGTCTCAACCCTACCTGGGGCTGGTAGAGGGTCCCACTGGGTAAGAAGTATCAACTGGAATGGGCATGTCCCCACCCTACTAGGATACTTGGCCTTgttctccttcctttccattccaTGGGGAATCATGGCTTAAACAGCTTCCCTCCCCTCGCAACTCAGGAAGAGTTAAGCTTTCTTACCTTCTCTGGTGCCAATACCAGCCATCCTGAAAGAGGGGAGCAGATGTAAGCAAAGGACAGAAGCTCAGGTCTCCCTAAGGGAGACCTCGGTAGACAGCTAAGCAGTCCCCccgagcccccaccccaccctcctccccacatctGACTTCTCTAAAGGCTGGGACGTCCTGAGAGCCCTCCAGACCTGCCACCTCTAAGCAGAGAGATTCTGACCTATGATAAAACCCCATCTATTTAATGCTGAAAGTGGAACCAGCATTAAATCCGAGACCACTAGCCCAAATGTGTCATTTACAGAAGGCACACAGGTCCAAAGAGGTGACACAACCTGCCCAAGGTAACCACCCAAAACCACAGCACAGCGTACAGAACCCATTACTCcttgctctcttctcttttcactgTACACATCGTTGTGCCCTTAGGATGATGCTCCACCCCGACCACAACCATCCCCTACCTCATCCCCCCTCTACACCCCTGCCCCTTCTTGGGTGCAGACATCGAGGCCTGACTCCCTAAGGCTCTGCCCCCTCCGACAGCCCAGGGTCCTGCAGGTACCTTCCCACGGGACCTACTTGGCATCCTGGCCCTCCAGGAGGCTGCGGTAGGTGGCGATCTCCTGCTCCAGCCGCGTCTTGACGTCCAGCAGCATCTTGTACTCCTGGTTCTGGCACTCCATCTCACTGCGGAGCTCGCTCAGCTGGGCCTCCAGGCCACTGATGAGGCCCTGGATCTGCTGCAGCTGCGTGGCGTAGCGGCACTCTGTCTCTGCCAGCGAGCTCTCCAGCCCGGCTTTCTGATGGATCAACAGACCAACAGACACCACAACAGGCTAGGCGGGAAGCCACTGAGGGCCTCTGGAGAGAGGGGCTGAATGAAGTGCAGGgaacccccaccccagagggAGCTGGGAAACTCCAAGGCTTAAGCAGCCATggagggtgggagaggctggaggggtggggcagggcgaGTCACACCATGCTGAGCTGGGACTGCAGCTCAATCTCCAGTCCCTGCATCGTGCGTCTCAGGTCTGTGATCTCTGTCTTGCTGGTCTGGATCATCTCTGTGTTGGAGGCCACCTCCTTATTCAGCTCCTCTGTCTGTAAGTAGCACACAAGAGCAGTGAGCTCCATGGATCCCCCAGGAGTTCAGGGAGCTGGGATGGGGCAGGCAGGTCAGGCCCACCTTGCTGAAGAACCAGGCTTCTGCATCCCGGCGGTTCTTCTCCGCCATGGCCTCGTACTGCTCCCTCATCTCCGCCAGCATCCGGGTCAGGTCCACACCCGGTGCGGCGTCCATCTCCACGTTGACCTGGCCGGCCAGCTGGCTGCTGTACTCCTTCATCTCCTGCAGGGTGGGTGGGCTCCATTCAGAGacagagggcagaagagagagCCGAGTCTGGGGTCTCCCATGTC
The sequence above is a segment of the Camelus ferus isolate YT-003-E chromosome 16, BCGSAC_Cfer_1.0, whole genome shotgun sequence genome. Coding sequences within it:
- the KRT15 gene encoding keratin, type I cytoskeletal 15 isoform X2 — translated: MYGCVKVCRRPVTMSCPQGRLAECPGDGHPAHPTVATWDPWSFMLWRQGRGVGADGVVSTQGEGGLWPWTLQASIAGIRGEMILAATIDNSRVILEIDNARLAADDFRLKFENELALRQGVEADINGLRRVLDELTLAKTDLEMQIEGLNEELVYLKKNHEEEMKEYSSQLAGQVNVEMDAAPGVDLTRMLAEMREQYEAMAEKNRRDAEAWFFSKTEELNKEVASNTEMIQTSKTEITDLRRTMQGLEIELQSQLSMKAGLESSLAETECRYATQLQQIQGLISGLEAQLSELRSEMECQNQEYKMLLDVKTRLEQEIATYRSLLEGQDAKMAGIGTREASLGGGSGGKVRINVEESVDGKVVSSRKREI